DNA from Palaemon carinicauda isolate YSFRI2023 chromosome 26, ASM3689809v2, whole genome shotgun sequence:
GCTCCACTTAACAGTTCTCCACATCGCAACTTCTGTAGAAGCATTGCTCCATTTACCAGTTCTCCACATCACAATTTCTGTAGAAACGTTGCTCTACTTACCAGTTCTCCACATCGTAACTTCTGTAAAAGTGTTGTTCCACTTACCAGTTCCCCACATCGCAATTTCTTTAGAAGCGTTGCTCCACTTACCAGTTCTCCTCATCGTAACTTTTTTAGAAGAGTTGTTCCACTTACCAGTTCTCCACATCGCAGTAATTCATGTTAAGCGACACGATCCTGAATCCAGGCAATGGGGAATAGGAGAAATACCCTCCTTTCCTGATGTCGTCAAAAGTCTCCTCAGGCACCCATGGTGACCACAGCTCTACCATGGCCTCGTAAAGCCAGTCCATGTTGAAACCATCATCATAAACAGCGGGGACAGGGAAACTAAGAAGGAAAAAGTTGAATGATATTCATCGCAGTTGATATTATCGAGGGGAAGCATACtcgttttaatgtttttttcatgaattttacagaagggtttttaaaatgatttccttggtaggtatgcagttattattattattattattattattattattattattattgttattattattattatttttattagctatgctgcaatcctagttggaaaagcaggatgatagaaGCCCAAGAGCTACAACAGAAAAGATAGGTCAGTGAGCAAAGGGAATAAGTTGACGTtatatattgttagatttttctggTATTCAACAATTTGATGATAAAAGGAAGATGTAAGTACAGGTATAGATACATTGCATGTATAGATGTAGGTTATATCTAGACCAGGTAGTATGATTAATTGGGGATTGAAGAGCAGTTACCTACCCAAGCAATGATCACAGTGAGTGCTGCTTAACAAATCTTATCGAACTAAGAGCAGTGATGCTGAACATTGGTCTTAAAATTATAATACACACCAGTTTATGAATACTTGTGGGCCTCAAGCCTTTTCTGGATTTAGTCATCCGATCAACATCTGAAACTGGTTAACCAAAGAAATTCGGGAGTGTTcagcaaagaaatataaaatagtcgtaACTTCTGCTGAGTTGAAATGGTTCTCAGTGAGATCAGAGAACTAATTGGTATCAAAGTTATCTTCAGAAAACCTTGGCACAAATGGGATCTTTTCATGCAAGTTCTTATTTTTGCATGCAAGTTCTTAAGAAGCGATTCTTATATTACGTATTGATATCTGTTATCTAAATGTTATTCTTATACAACTTGAGTTGTTATATAGTCATTACTATTACACAGCTAACATAAGTGTGTAAGTGGGATTATTATACAGGTGTCGTTATTACGTAGATGTTGTTATTACATCACAAGCCTCTGGTCATTATGTTTTGTAAACTACTGTTATCGCAAACTATAATGAACTAAAGCATAATGAAATACgtaatgaagaaaaatattccTTCACAAGACTTATATTCCACTATATTTTCCTAATAAGTATAACACTTAACGTACCTGTTCACAGGAGCGGCTTCGTGATTTCCCAAGCAACTGAACACAGGTGTGTCTGGCATGTGCTTTCTCAAGAGGCCTAGCGTTACGTTAACGCTCTCAACGTTTTTAGCCTTAGTCTGCTCCCAAACATCATGTGCTGGCATGTCCCCTGTCATATACCTGTAATAGATCTCAATTGGGATTTTAGGAATTTAGGGTAATATTCATTCCTGCATCTTGAAAATCGTCTGGATTTGGCTTTCATTTGCGAGCTACTTGCGGATAATTACAAATATCCAGTGACTACTGTTGTAATACCACCTTTTAAATTAATCAATTACAATGTTACTCTATCTTTCACTATGTAAATAAAATCAATTGTTATCAATAAaaggcaggtttatccttgccaagattcttgagtAGGATGTGTTGTTTTATGCTACCGGTTATCTTTAgacttatttcagaagcaggtcttctgaaagctatttaacttttataagggcatctttgtttttatggtcttaaattgaatttcattttattctttattcacaaCAAACAACATCGGCATCAATGACTTTcaatgtcaggatgacagaaagcTCGAAgtcaatcaatcatcatcatcatcatcaccatcaccatctcctatgcctattgatgcaaaggacctcgattagatttcgccagttgtcttttcTAGTGTTtccaattcagtacttctccattcatcatctcctacttcacgcttcatagccctcagtcatgaaggcctgggtcctctaactcttctagtgccttgtggagtccagtttttttgtttggtgaactaatctctcttggggagtgcgaagagcatgcccaaaccatctctacccctcaccatgatctcatccacatatggcactcgagtaatctctcttacagtttcatttctaatcctatcttgcCATTTGTCAATAAAAAGCCCATATTGTGAACctaaaaacacactcacacaagaTCAGGTTTCAGCAAAGACGCCTGGTAGACAAGTTCATCCAGTGTTATGAGAGGGATGTCACAGTCGCCTACAGCGCCCCAGTGGCCAGCGGCTGGTTCTTCTGGCTGGGGATACCCATATCTATCTCTGCAGCACATAGGGTAGCCACAGTTCACGGCGCTTCCTTCGGTGTATTCCAGATCCATGTGAGAGTCGGTGATGTGGAGGATTCGAATTGTATTGGTAGCGGGCTAGGTGGGGGACATGAATTtcattagttttgagaaaaataaGAGTTTGTAAAAAAGACAAATCTTCGATTaatttgtttgaataattttggaatAGTATAGCTATAATTTAGAATTTTTGATGTAGAATGGATTTGAATATTTTTGGAATAGTATAGCTATAATTTAAGTTCCCGATATAGTAGAATGGATTTAAATATTTTTGGAGTAGTATACCTATAATTTAGAATACCTGATATAGTAAaatgaatttgaatattttttggAATGGTATAGCCATAATTTAGAATTCCTGATATAGTGAAATTGATTTAAATACTTTTGGAATTGTATAGCTATAGTTTAGAATTCCTGGTGTAGTAGAATGGATTTAAATATGTTTGGAATAGTATAGATTTAATTCAAAATTCATTATAATTCCTGATATAGTAATTATGTTTATAAATCTTATCAAAGTAACTGTTAATATTGTCATCTTGTCAATAAgcgatttgtatttttttttttttttgcacctaaaTCTCGTATATTAGTTTATCAATAAATTTATGAATTAACATACTTGAAGGATTTACAGTCGTTAATAAACAAAGGTAAACTGTAAGGAGAAACTGTAGAATTTCTTCAATGATTTCATAAAAGTACCTTGATAATGatcattcaaaaaaaaattatgaaaaatcaaatttgattattattacctCCCCCAGTGAAGTTGGGAGAAtgttgttttcacccctgtttgtttgtgaacaactcccggccacaattttacacatagagtagtgaaactttcagggattaattggtatGTTTGTTTAAACGTGggggtgattcaattttgaaagtcctagatcaaaggtcaaggtcaaggtttagcaaaggtcgaccaaattaaccctaaccttaaccccaaggttgcacatggttgtcacacaaacaACAAATACGCCTACAATCTaagttgattctgggaaaggcaagctggttttgataAATAAGCTGCCATCACAGATttatgcactctcagagtgctttttctaGTTTTTTAAGCTTTTAAAGTTATGTGTTATGTTGATGGAACCTAAGAAGACATTATTTCCCTTTCGTTCCTACCAAAACAGGCTCTGGATCGTCTGGTAAAGGTTTATCTCCGGGTATTTGTAGTGTCCAAGGATCCAATTCCTTCTTGTCACAGTGACCATCCAACATGAAACCACAGACGGTTTCAAGGTCATAGTTTGTGTTGTTGAGGATGTACAGGACTCCCTcctaaaaaagagaaaatattctgtTAACATATTTTGCATTTAAATTCGGTAGGTagttagtaagttggccagggcatcagccaccctttgagatgtTACCGCGAGAGAGATATTGGGTCGTTTGACtatccagacaatactacattggatccctctctctggttatggctcatatttctttgcctacacatacatcgaatagtctggcatacttTTTCCACATTCTCTGtcatactcttgacaacactgagattgccaattTTTCTTCGCTCCTGGAGTTACCTACTGCACTCCAATTGTTCAgttgttactttcctcttagtcAGGGCAGAGGAGACTAttcagcaatggtaagcagctcttccgggagaatgtcactccaaaatcaaacctttgttctctacagtagtcttaggtagtgccatagcctctgtaccatgatcttttctGCTTTGCTatactttttattgtttttgtttcactgTTTTTAATCTAGTGGCTTCAAGAATCAGTGATTTCAACCTTTTCAAAACTTGTAAAGGTGTAATGATAGGGTTAATTCTTGGTGTGAAACAATGTGGGGGGTAATTTTCCAATAATCTAGATTCACATAGTGCCATGGTGACCTTGTTACCTGGGAAAACTAGTTGATAAAAAACATCTGTGTAAATTCGCACataattttatttctgtatttatgaTGACTAGATAAGAAATAGATAATCGATCATTTGAAAGTTGTGGGGGAAAACCACTGACTTTCTTCTTCATCTACAATTTCAGATGTTGTCCAACATCATCTTTTTTTactcctttttgtttttgttttttcaatcgATGTCTCAATAAAGTTTAGCATTTTTGCATTCTTGGAGAAtcctgcaatattattattattattattattattattattattattattgttgttgttgttgttgttgttatggttattattgttatggttattattattattgttattattattattgttattattattattagctaagctgcaaccctagttggaaaagcactgtgctataagcccaaggactttaaCAGGggcaaataacccagtgaagaaacgaaataaggaagtaaataaacttgaAGAaacgtaattaacaattaaagtaaaatattttatgaacagtaacaacataaaaatagatttttcatgtttaaactataaaaaaaatcaagaggaagataaataagtttgaatagtgtgcctaagtgtaccctcaagcaagagaaatctacccccaagacagaggctttggcactacccaagactagaaaacaatggtttgattttggagtgtccttcttctagacgAGCTGCtgaccaaagagtctcttctatccttaccaagaggaaaatagctactgaacaagaatagtgcagtaattaaccccatgagagaagaagaattgtttgttaatctcaagtgttgtcacgtgtatgtggacagaggagaataggttagactattcagtgtatgtgtaggaaaagtaaaaattaaccttaaccagagagagaatctaatgtagtactgtctggacagtcaaaggacccactaactctctagtggtagtatctcaacgggtgacttatgccttgaccaacctaccctcaccaagaggaaagtagccactgaataactacagtacagttgttaaccctttgagcgaagaagaattgtttgttaatctcagtgttaacACACGTCAGACGTCACGTACCCCTTCCAGCTTGACCATGCCATCGCAGACGTCATCAGGGAATAGGTGCAGATCGCTGCAGAGGAGAATGATGAGCTGTTCTATGACTACCTCGTGCATGCCAGAGGCGTACGCCTCCTGCAGAAGAATGGCGGCATCGATGCAAACAGTGCAGAGAACATCCCTTGAAAGATGAGAAAACAAAGTGTTAAAGTAgacatattattatataatattagcaATTTAtataaaggccgctcgtgaatgacagaggcaggggacattgacattgccccatcaagcaggacaatgccatagagactgaccatatgtatatacacatgattagcgtccaatccccctctccaccatTATATCGTCGAATTAGCAATTTAAGtctctaaaggccgctcatgaatgacagagacaagggacagtgacattgccccatcaagcaagacaatgccctagagactgactaaatatatactgtatatatatatatatatatatatatatatatatatatatatatatatatatatatatatatatatacacacacacacacatatgatcagcgccaaagccccctctcccctcaagccaggaccaaggagggccaaggaaatggcttctgatgacttagcaggtagacctataagcctcCCCCACACCACCCATTCTTAGCacgtaaggatggtgaggtggcagtgacaaatgaactaaagagtttgagcgggactcgaaccccattctggcgattaccaggcaaggTCGTTACTTACAGGCCACCACATTAGATTAGTGTTACATTGACTAAGATTAAATCGTCATTTCAGTAAGTGATTGTACCAAGATCAAGATAAAGGTATAATTCCCACCAAGAACTGGCAGTAGTTTTATGTTCACACTTAATGATATAAACATTTTCTATTATCTATTACACAATTCTTCTGATTCTGCATAATATTTGCTAGCGGTTGTGAGGGAAATACCAGTACTTTAACGTAAACTAATTTTAATGTTCTGTTCTTTTTCAATGCTTTAGGATGCGT
Protein-coding regions in this window:
- the LOC137619622 gene encoding sphingomyelin phosphodiesterase-like, giving the protein MERTRLHWLLGVFLVVTLSQGCLGNAISNEERILSSDSSLPNGLEVAIRRLISARDGYQQDVLCTVCIDAAILLQEAYASGMHEVVIEQLIILLCSDLHLFPDDVCDGMVKLEGEGVLYILNNTNYDLETVCGFMLDGHCDKKELDPWTLQIPGDKPLPDDPEPVLPATNTIRILHITDSHMDLEYTEGSAVNCGYPMCCRDRYGYPQPEEPAAGHWGAVGDCDIPLITLDELVYQASLLKPDLVYMTGDMPAHDVWEQTKAKNVESVNVTLGLLRKHMPDTPVFSCLGNHEAAPVNSFPVPAVYDDGFNMDWLYEAMVELWSPWVPEETFDDIRKGGYFSYSPLPGFRIVSLNMNYCDVENWWLLIDSVDPTGQLQWFVDTLSAAEAAGEKVHILAHFPPGGSCADSFNTILNEIITRYESTIRAMFNGHTHHEALSVVYDPQDTLRPVAVGFTGPEGSSRGGDQPAFKMFTVDANHEGATWSVIDMQTFSMNMTLANQPGGAPEFVQRYTSQETYKVNSLTAASVDQLILNMASDKSLFAEYVRNKHNRFLEPPEMFSCPEDPSCHKSELCRIVNTHHNIRDACHRIEAIIDGGYF